From the Firmicutes bacterium HGW-Firmicutes-1 genome, the window ATAATGAATATATCACCATTATTTTCATGCAAACTTATTTTTACTTGTTCAATCATCTGATTCTGGAATTCTAAAAGTATGAACTCAAGCATATCATTTTTATCGATAAAATATTGGTAAAAGCTTCCTCTCGGTATTTCTGCTGTATAAACGATCTTGTTAATTGACACTTCATCAAATGGCACTCTAGAAAACTCATCTTTAATTGCGCAAATTATTTTCCTCTTTTTTTCATTTGGTAAATTGAAAAAAGTGGATGTTGGCATAAAATCACCTCGCTTTGTGGTACACGTAATTATATATGACAACCTGTCATTTGTCAAATTAGTTTTTTAGTTCAACGTTATATGTTGAAATGAAAAAAAATAAATTCTAAATTTACTTATATAATTAAAAAAATGTACTTACATTCAACCCCCTCACAAATTACTGTTATCGATAAAAGAACAGTACTGTGGATGTCTAATAAGTACACTCTAACTTCACCAAGTGATGGTCAATAGAACCAAAAACTAAAACAGATGTGACAAAACATATATTTTAAAACAAAATATGAGCTTATGCATTTTATCAACTTATGCAGGATGAAACGCAAGTATTATAATTAACATTATTGGTACAAGTCTGTGAAACATTAAAATTGTTTTTTTATTGTTTTTATTCTTTTTTAACATTATACCAAGTATTCCTTGCAATCCCATTATAATCAAAGCAATCATACCGGTTTTACTTAAACCATACCAACTATATTGGAATATTACATGTATCACCATAATCACTATTGCCAAAACACCAAATCTAACGTGTTGTTTACTGAAAAACTTTATAATTGAATTAAGTTTTTTACCATTCTTTTCATTGACACGAATTTTCTTACCCCATTTTCGGTTTATGAACTTAAAAACGAAATTGCAGGCTGCCATTATAATCAAAACACCTGTGAACGTTCCAAGAAGTCCACCTATTTCCTGTATCATATTTTTCCTCTTTCTTTTATCTTATACTGAACGATTTCAATATTATAGTTTTCTCAAACTCCATTTGCAATTATTTTGTAGTTTAGTAAATATATACATATTTTTTTGAGAGGTCACTCTTTCTGTAATCCAAGCTCTAAAAATAACCATTCGCTAAAAAAGTATAAATAATAACCACACAATTACATATAACAAATTGCTTTCCTCATAAAATCACTTCTATCGATCTAATGATTGTTGACTCATTAACTTTAGAAATCAAACTAGTCCGTGTTTGTTTAAATAGCTAAATTCAATAAAATTCAAGATCTAACTTATTATTCATACCTTCCTGAAACCGGTAAATTAGCTTTACAGCATATAGATGACTACCATTTCCAAATACTTTATTTTTGATTTCCTAAAAAAGCAATCGCGATTGAACCTGGACCTGTGTGCGATCCTATTATTGGCCCCATTTCATTAATAATGACCTCTTTTACTTTATTGCACCTTGTAATCATCATTTTAAGAGACTCAGCATCTTTTAAACAATCTGCGTGATGAATAAAAACTGTTTGAATTTCATTGTCGAAAGCATTATTTTCAAATTTATCGAACAATGCTTTAATTGATTTTTTCCTACCTCTGACTTTATCAGATGCTACGATTTTGCCTTCATAATCCAGTTTAAGTATCGGTTTAATTTCCATTATTTTTCCAAATGCCGCATTAGTTGCAGAAATTCGACCACCGCGCTTCAAGTGTTCGAGATTATCTACAATAAACCAAGAATTTAAATTCATTCTCAAAATTTTCAGATTATCTATTATTTCTTCTTTTGTTCTTCCCATATTAAGCATTTCAATTACCTTAAATACGATTAATCCTTGACCAGAAGAAGCGCTCCGAGTATCAAAAACAGTAATATTTGCATCACTATTTCTCGATAATATTGAATTCCGAGCAATCTGGGCACAGTTAAACGTTTCGCTCAAAGCTGATGAAAATCCTAAATAAATAACATCATAACCTTCATTTATATATTCGTTAAAAATCTCTTCGAAAATAAAAGGTGTGATTTGAGTAGTAGTCGACATTTCACCATTTCGAAGCCTATTATAGAACTCCTTATAACTAACTTCTGACCCAAAATTATCTTTATATTCAATTCCACCCAGTTGGAAATAGAATGGTATAACATGTACATGATTTTCAATAATATATTCTTTTGATAATTCACAATTTGAATCTGTTATTATTTTTATTTTCATAAGGTCTCCTTTTGAAGAAATATTTATAAGATTAATTGTCAATCTTAATTCATTCTATTAATCACATTTTATAAATATTAGATAAACATCGAAATTCCCATCAATAAAATAAATACAATAAAAAACGGGCCATAGAATCTTTCCAAAGCTATTTTGTTTATCCGCTTACCTAGTAAAGGTCCAAGTATTGCACCGGTTATAGTTCCGGATGCAAGCAGGATCACCAGTAGCCAATTCAGAGTTCCAAATGCACTATGGGTTACCACTCCTGTAATAGCTATAAAAAATAGCACCATAACTGAAGTGCCCACTACCTCCAAAGAGGAAAGACCCATGCTGTACAGTCCTGCAAGGATTGGAGGCGTGCCGCTTACACCGAGCATACCTGACATTAACCCACCGAGTAGCCCAAATACCAAGCCTTTTACTATAAAAAGTTTTGAAATAGGCTTACTTTCATTAGCATTAGGTTCTTCGAATTGTCCACTTTCTGATACTTCTTCTTTGACTTGCTTTTTCTTTCTTGAAATCACCATTCCGGTTCCCATGACTAGAAGAAAAATCCCAAATATTATTTTAAGAACTTTTACCGGAATAATTGTGACAAGATAGGAACCAGCGACTACCCCGACAATTCCGCCTGCCACAAGTAGAAATCCTATTTTGGGCTTTACATTTCCTGCCCTGTAGTGACTTATTGAAGCTGCCAGGGTTGTCGGGATAATTGTTGCAAGAGATACAGACACAGCTTGATCCATTGAAATAGCAAACAATCCTGTTAGCATTCCAACATAAAATATTCCTCCGCCTCCACCCATAAAAGAAATTAGAAGACCTATGGCAAGTCCTGCCACAGGTAATACATAAATCGGCAAATGCACTTTTATTACCTCCTGAAATCGCTCACTAATTTTCAAACATAGCTCTGCTCAATGGAGCTATGGAAAGGTTCTTAAATTTCTTCAACTATCACTGATCATGTTTCCCCTTTTAAGAGAAGCAAATATTCCAAATAAACTGGCAATGGTAAAAAGTATAAATGTTACCCTTATGCTTTTTAAAAGCATATTAGGCGGTATATTTGCCATTGTTGATTTTTCAATATATATAGACATTATCAATGTTACCGCAGCCATGCTGACAGCCTGACCAATCAAACGCATAGTTGCAAGCACAGAGGAAGTAACACCATAGTATTTCTTTTCAACCGTTCCCATCACTGCATTAGTGTTTGGTGATGAAAATAGAGCCAACCCGATGCCAATTAGAATAAGATTTACTATAATCAGCCATAATGGGTAACTACCAGAAATAAAGGAGAAAATCAATAGACCAAGTGCAGTAATACCCATGCCTAATGAAGCTACAATACGCGCTTCTGTCCTGTCGGAAAGCCTTCCGGTAAAAGGAGAAAGAATTGCCATAATCAGTGGCTGACTCAGCAGAATTAAACCTGCAATTTGGGAATCGTATTTTAATACAATCTGGAGATATAGTGAAATGAGATAACCTATGGCAAAAGTTGCGCTGTAATTTATGAGTGCAGCCAAGTTAGATAATGAGAATGCAAGATTATCCTTAAAAAGCCGCACCTGTATGACAGGGTGCTCCGTTCGTAATTCATGATAAACAAAAACACCGAACATAATCAATCCCGGAATAATAATGTACTTTGCCCATGCTACTGAGGAAAATGCGGAAATTCCGTAAAGCAGTGAAGTTATAAATAAGATATAAAGAATATTGCCTGTTAAATCAGGTTTTTCGTCTTTTAACCCTTCGTGCTGTTCTTTTAGGTATAATGTAGCAAATATGCCTACAGCAAGACCCAGGGCAAAAACTATATAAAAAATTGATCTCCATCCCAGATAATGATTAAGAAAACCCCCGACTACAGGTCCTGTAGATAGACCTATATATGTAGCCGAGGTGGAAAAGCCTAAAGCGAGTCCTCTTTTTTGTGGCGGAAATGCGGAAAGCAAAATTGCTATGTTCGTACTAAAAATCATCGCACTGGCTAATCCCTGCATAATTCTGAAAATGATAAGCACATGTATAGACCATGTTAGTCCTGATAATAAAGTAAATATAGAAAACAACCATATGCCACCTATGAATATCCTTTTTCTTCCGACGATATCGGAAAACCTTCCCATTGGCAGTGAAAAAGCAGCAGATGCCAATATATAACCCGTAACTATCCAGTTGAGCAATATTGTACTGCTGTTGAATTCCGTGCCTATAGAAGGGATTGATAGGGTTATGGAGCTTCCCATAAATGTAGTCAAAAAAGATGTGACAATAACAACATACAAAGTTGTTTTTTCATTGGATATGTTTAGCTTCAAATATAGATCACCATATTCCTTCCGTAACATAGAAATTATTAAGCACATCCGGTAGCTTAGTTAACTAAATGCGCTTAATATATAAACTTTAGACTGTTTGGCAACAACAGCCTTAGACTCTGTTAGATTATTGATCGATTAAATGATGATGGTGT encodes:
- a CDS encoding fatty acid-binding protein DegV, translated to MKIKIITDSNCELSKEYIIENHVHVIPFYFQLGGIEYKDNFGSEVSYKEFYNRLRNGEMSTTTQITPFIFEEIFNEYINEGYDVIYLGFSSALSETFNCAQIARNSILSRNSDANITVFDTRSASSGQGLIVFKVIEMLNMGRTKEEIIDNLKILRMNLNSWFIVDNLEHLKRGGRISATNAAFGKIMEIKPILKLDYEGKIVASDKVRGRKKSIKALFDKFENNAFDNEIQTVFIHHADCLKDAESLKMMITRCNKVKEVIINEMGPIIGSHTGPGSIAIAFLGNQK
- a CDS encoding sulfite exporter TauE/SafE family protein; the encoded protein is MHLPIYVLPVAGLAIGLLISFMGGGGGIFYVGMLTGLFAISMDQAVSVSLATIIPTTLAASISHYRAGNVKPKIGFLLVAGGIVGVVAGSYLVTIIPVKVLKIIFGIFLLVMGTGMVISRKKKQVKEEVSESGQFEEPNANESKPISKLFIVKGLVFGLLGGLMSGMLGVSGTPPILAGLYSMGLSSLEVVGTSVMVLFFIAITGVVTHSAFGTLNWLLVILLASGTITGAILGPLLGKRINKIALERFYGPFFIVFILLMGISMFI
- a CDS encoding MFS transporter, whose amino-acid sequence is MLRKEYGDLYLKLNISNEKTTLYVVIVTSFLTTFMGSSITLSIPSIGTEFNSSTILLNWIVTGYILASAAFSLPMGRFSDIVGRKRIFIGGIWLFSIFTLLSGLTWSIHVLIIFRIMQGLASAMIFSTNIAILLSAFPPQKRGLALGFSTSATYIGLSTGPVVGGFLNHYLGWRSIFYIVFALGLAVGIFATLYLKEQHEGLKDEKPDLTGNILYILFITSLLYGISAFSSVAWAKYIIIPGLIMFGVFVYHELRTEHPVIQVRLFKDNLAFSLSNLAALINYSATFAIGYLISLYLQIVLKYDSQIAGLILLSQPLIMAILSPFTGRLSDRTEARIVASLGMGITALGLLIFSFISGSYPLWLIIVNLILIGIGLALFSSPNTNAVMGTVEKKYYGVTSSVLATMRLIGQAVSMAAVTLIMSIYIEKSTMANIPPNMLLKSIRVTFILFTIASLFGIFASLKRGNMISDS